In a single window of the Sphingosinicella microcystinivorans genome:
- a CDS encoding amidase yields MVDFTAYADLDATALAGEVRRGRLGCEEIADTALRAIALLNPRINAFVSTEIFTGKTLPDGPFRGVPIALKDCIADMKGAEFSFGSRLASGTVAACEGEIVTRLRKSGFQLLGLTNVPELSSSVTTEPVLHGPAHNPWALGHSTGGSSGGAAAAVAAGLVPVAYANDGAGSIRVPASCCGVFGLKPSRGRIPTGPDKNDYWHGLVCHNVLTRTVRDCAAVMDATAGLDVGAPYTAPPLQRPLAAELGKPVHGLRVHYCLDAPNGVPVSEDCRAAVLSAAELLDDLGCIVSEAQPTWDGKHLDDVTALIGVSLASDLPAFSKATARAVGPETVERCNLAWAERGARLPATELQRILYGFGRLGRELGRFFAGCDLLLTPTLALPPPPHGWLDADSGDLDDYLGRFWRFSPFAPLANVTGVPAMSVPLHWNADGLPIGVMFTARYGDEATLIRMASALEAERPWIGRHPPHSLWHAQDTA; encoded by the coding sequence ATGGTCGATTTCACCGCGTATGCCGATCTGGACGCAACCGCTCTCGCCGGGGAGGTCCGCCGGGGAAGACTGGGCTGCGAAGAGATCGCGGACACCGCGCTGCGGGCGATCGCGCTTCTGAACCCGCGCATCAACGCCTTCGTGTCGACAGAGATTTTCACGGGCAAGACGCTGCCCGACGGCCCCTTCAGGGGCGTGCCGATCGCGCTCAAGGACTGCATCGCCGACATGAAGGGCGCCGAATTCTCCTTCGGGAGCCGCCTTGCCAGCGGAACCGTCGCCGCCTGCGAGGGAGAGATCGTCACGCGCCTGCGGAAAAGCGGCTTCCAGCTTCTCGGCCTTACCAACGTTCCCGAGCTGTCGTCGTCCGTGACGACCGAGCCCGTTCTCCACGGCCCGGCGCACAACCCCTGGGCGCTCGGCCATTCCACCGGCGGATCGAGCGGCGGCGCGGCGGCCGCGGTCGCCGCCGGCCTCGTCCCCGTCGCCTACGCGAACGACGGCGCCGGTTCGATCCGCGTGCCGGCGTCCTGCTGCGGCGTCTTCGGCCTGAAGCCGAGCCGGGGGCGCATCCCGACCGGCCCCGACAAGAACGACTACTGGCACGGCCTCGTCTGCCACAACGTGCTGACCCGGACCGTGCGCGACTGCGCCGCCGTGATGGACGCGACGGCCGGGCTCGATGTCGGCGCGCCCTACACGGCGCCGCCGCTCCAGCGCCCGCTCGCGGCGGAGCTCGGCAAACCGGTGCACGGCCTGCGCGTGCACTATTGCCTCGACGCCCCGAACGGCGTTCCGGTTTCGGAGGATTGCCGCGCCGCCGTTCTCTCCGCGGCAGAGCTGCTCGACGATCTCGGCTGCATCGTCAGCGAGGCGCAGCCGACGTGGGACGGCAAGCACCTCGACGACGTCACGGCGTTGATCGGCGTCAGCCTTGCAAGCGATCTGCCGGCGTTTTCGAAAGCCACGGCGCGCGCCGTCGGCCCGGAAACCGTGGAGCGCTGCAACCTTGCGTGGGCGGAGCGCGGCGCGCGGCTGCCGGCGACCGAGCTGCAACGCATCCTCTACGGCTTCGGCAGGCTCGGCAGGGAGCTCGGTCGCTTCTTCGCGGGCTGCGACCTCCTGCTCACGCCGACGCTGGCCCTGCCCCCGCCCCCGCACGGCTGGCTCGACGCCGACAGCGGCGATCTCGACGACTATCTGGGCCGCTTCTGGCGGTTCTCGCCCTTCGCGCCGCTCGCCAACGTCACCGGCGTACCCGCCATGTCGGTGCCGCTGCACTGGAATGCGGACGGGCTGCCGATCGGCGTCATGTTCACCGCGAGGTACGGCGACGAGGCGACGCTGATCCGCATGGCGAGCGCACTCGAGGCGGAGCGTCCGTGGATCGGGCGGCATCCGCCCCACAGCCTCTGGCACGCGCAGGACACGGCCTGA
- a CDS encoding FAD-dependent oxidoreductase, which yields MSGRPKDIPGIDTRIARRDFVGGVLAASGMVGAAPVRAAPGAGIDGRWSGPGGVGDYAAANGNTAEVAAAAHRVRDGEFDDALRHIAGRDDVYDLVVVGGGVAGMAAAYALHTRRGAGGRCLVLENHRMFGGESRGNQIEVDGRIVSGPQGANQTGPYTTGLLGDIHRALGLPMDFAFADAAHGSRPLKIANDHFDWVFKRRKVASVGYYCGSGHGWIGDPWDDGLAALPWPADDKRNLLAWMQSPGGHSAPGIAGTTSDPRNLSEADDPGAEDTPLARWLDGMSYHAFVRDVMKCDPSAIARLVDPYLSNTLGAGIDCVSAYGARIMAMPGVSAADWRKSPDRDFLFSFPMGNAIYPRAMVRAMIPAAYADGGPRTLVFGKTRREALDRAENATRVRLGSTVVRVVHDGHPDTAETVSVIYLQDGRLYRVRAKGVVMACGGWIARRIVADMPEDYREAWQGLHYAPILVANVAVRHWRFLDRLGISAARWFDGFGYATNIRRPMMIDGQSEPLSPDAPTMLTFYVPFLKPGDPVAAQTVDARMRLFATPFHDFEMQIRRQMQEMFGAHGFDARRDIAGIVLNRWGHAFVVPEPGFFFGSPGRPPARAYARRGFGRIAFGAAELQGYQTWLAAYQEGTRAALQLI from the coding sequence ATGAGCGGGCGGCCGAAGGATATTCCGGGCATTGATACCCGCATTGCCCGGCGCGATTTCGTCGGCGGCGTGCTCGCCGCGTCCGGCATGGTCGGCGCGGCGCCCGTCCGCGCCGCGCCGGGCGCGGGCATCGACGGGCGCTGGTCCGGGCCGGGCGGCGTCGGCGACTATGCCGCCGCCAACGGCAACACGGCCGAGGTCGCCGCTGCCGCCCATCGCGTTCGGGACGGCGAGTTCGACGATGCGCTCCGGCACATCGCCGGGCGCGACGACGTCTACGATCTCGTCGTGGTGGGCGGTGGCGTCGCCGGGATGGCCGCCGCCTATGCGCTGCACACGCGTCGCGGCGCGGGCGGGCGCTGCCTGGTGCTGGAAAATCATCGCATGTTCGGCGGGGAATCGCGCGGCAACCAGATCGAGGTCGACGGCCGGATCGTCTCCGGCCCGCAGGGCGCGAACCAGACGGGTCCCTACACGACAGGGCTTCTCGGCGACATTCACCGCGCGCTCGGGCTTCCGATGGACTTCGCGTTCGCCGATGCCGCGCACGGGTCGCGGCCGCTGAAGATCGCCAACGATCACTTCGACTGGGTCTTCAAGCGGCGAAAGGTCGCCTCGGTCGGCTACTACTGCGGCAGCGGGCACGGCTGGATCGGCGACCCGTGGGACGACGGGCTCGCCGCGCTGCCGTGGCCTGCCGACGACAAGCGTAATCTCCTTGCATGGATGCAAAGCCCCGGCGGCCATTCGGCGCCGGGCATCGCGGGCACGACGAGCGATCCGCGCAATCTTTCGGAGGCCGACGACCCCGGCGCCGAGGATACGCCGCTTGCCCGCTGGCTCGACGGCATGAGCTATCACGCGTTCGTTCGCGATGTGATGAAGTGCGATCCCTCGGCCATCGCGAGGCTGGTCGATCCCTATCTTTCGAACACGCTGGGCGCGGGCATCGACTGCGTGTCGGCCTACGGCGCGCGCATCATGGCGATGCCGGGCGTGAGCGCGGCGGACTGGCGCAAGAGCCCCGACCGCGATTTCCTGTTCTCGTTTCCGATGGGCAACGCGATCTATCCGCGCGCGATGGTCCGCGCCATGATCCCGGCCGCCTACGCGGACGGCGGGCCGCGGACCCTCGTCTTCGGGAAAACCCGGCGGGAGGCGCTCGACCGGGCGGAGAATGCCACCCGCGTCCGGCTAGGGTCGACCGTGGTTCGTGTTGTTCACGACGGGCATCCGGACACGGCGGAGACCGTTTCGGTGATATACCTTCAGGACGGCCGACTTTACCGCGTGCGCGCGAAGGGAGTCGTGATGGCGTGCGGCGGCTGGATCGCCCGGCGGATCGTCGCCGACATGCCGGAGGACTACCGCGAGGCGTGGCAGGGGCTGCACTACGCGCCGATACTGGTTGCGAACGTCGCTGTCCGGCATTGGCGCTTCCTCGACAGGCTCGGCATATCGGCGGCGCGCTGGTTCGACGGCTTCGGCTACGCGACCAACATTCGCCGCCCGATGATGATCGACGGGCAGTCCGAACCGCTGTCTCCCGACGCGCCGACGATGCTCACCTTCTACGTGCCGTTCCTGAAGCCGGGCGATCCGGTGGCGGCGCAGACGGTCGATGCGCGTATGCGCCTGTTCGCGACGCCCTTTCACGACTTCGAGATGCAGATCCGGAGACAGATGCAGGAGATGTTCGGGGCGCACGGCTTCGATGCCCGCCGCGACATCGCGGGGATCGTGCTGAACCGGTGGGGGCACGCGTTCGTCGTGCCCGAGCCGGGCTTCTTCTTCGGTTCGCCCGGTCGCCCGCCGGCGCGCGCGTATGCGCGCAGGGGCTTCGGGCGGATCGCGTTCGGTGCAGCGGAATTGCAGGGGTATCAGACGTGGCTTGCAGCCTATCAGGAAGGGACGCGCGCGGCGCTTCAGCTGATCTGA
- the dgcA gene encoding N-acetyl-D-Glu racemase DgcA — MKPEKTPITITARAERHALREPFRIARCTTTHSLMMVVELHAGGFTGRGECEPHETDEAMLDEAVAEATALAPILAEGITRDELPAALPRGPVRNAVDCALWDLDAKRAGIGAAALAGLPPLRPCPTVYTLGIDSPETMARKAAEKTDWTRFKIKLGGVEAARDLARVEAVRRARTDADLIVDANGGWSMELLERMAPALASLGVRLIEQPLAPEADEALIGYRSPVPLCADEACLDRASLPRVIGRYSHINIKLDKTGGLTEALALADAAEAAGLGIMVGCMTGTSLAMAPALLVAQRAAFVDLDGPMLLAADRPHGLRYEKGLVHPAEPALWG, encoded by the coding sequence ATGAAACCGGAAAAGACCCCGATCACGATCACCGCGCGCGCCGAGCGCCACGCCCTGCGCGAACCGTTCCGCATCGCGCGCTGCACGACGACCCACAGCCTGATGATGGTCGTCGAACTCCATGCCGGCGGTTTCACCGGGCGCGGCGAGTGCGAGCCGCATGAAACCGACGAGGCGATGCTGGACGAAGCCGTCGCCGAGGCGACGGCGCTCGCGCCGATCCTCGCCGAGGGCATCACCCGCGACGAACTTCCCGCCGCCCTGCCGCGCGGCCCCGTCCGCAACGCCGTGGACTGCGCGCTCTGGGACCTCGATGCGAAGCGGGCGGGCATCGGCGCGGCCGCGCTTGCCGGGCTGCCGCCGCTCAGGCCCTGCCCCACCGTCTACACGCTCGGCATCGACAGCCCGGAGACGATGGCGCGCAAGGCCGCCGAAAAGACCGACTGGACCCGCTTCAAGATCAAGCTGGGCGGCGTGGAAGCCGCGCGCGATCTCGCGCGCGTCGAGGCGGTGCGGCGCGCGCGCACGGACGCGGACCTCATCGTCGATGCGAACGGCGGCTGGTCGATGGAGCTTCTGGAGCGGATGGCGCCCGCGCTCGCGTCGCTCGGCGTCCGCCTCATCGAGCAGCCGCTCGCGCCGGAGGCCGACGAAGCGCTCATCGGCTACCGGAGCCCCGTGCCGCTCTGCGCCGACGAAGCCTGCCTCGACCGCGCCTCGCTGCCGCGCGTGATCGGCCGGTACAGCCATATCAACATCAAGCTCGACAAGACCGGCGGCCTCACCGAGGCGCTGGCGCTCGCGGACGCCGCCGAGGCGGCGGGGCTCGGCATCATGGTCGGCTGCATGACCGGCACGTCGCTCGCGATGGCCCCGGCGCTGCTCGTCGCGCAGCGCGCCGCGTTCGTCGATCTCGACGGGCCGATGCTGCTCGCCGCCGACCGGCCGCACGGCCTGCGCTATGAAAAGGGCCTCGTCCATCCGGCGGAACCGGCGCTCTGGGGCTGA
- a CDS encoding TonB-dependent receptor, whose product MVNAQRRTRRFAVLMASAATLLSAAVVAPATAAAAEIVESGGEDVIVVTATRRNERLEDVPYNIQAVVGEDLARIGATAMADYVRNVPGLSFIDTGPTDGVDIVLRGLRTGGNSAYRTTAIYVDEVEIPTSLDPSILDIERIEVLRGPQGTLYGSGAIGGAIRYISAKPDFSRVEGAAGGEVSATRHGGVNWLATGMLNLPLVADKLALRVNAGYFRNDGYIDNILLGRDDVNTERTFSTRVVLAAKPSETLDLALTYYGQLAKFGASSSADEDLGPYANAEYFLGYTRRDQHLFSLTASVDLGGARLTSSTSYRYAKGRSLNDNTTYIRDVIFGSFLLPEELPPLNVATGTRDSGRYWTQEVRLVSDSDGPLSYILGAFYERYRERDRLQETVPLGFEGQEDFEENIIGAELNDNDEFLSVSRQKFRQWAVFGEIGYAITERWKASIGGRYFDYRSSETQYNIDQFFGLDARNPDGTARTEPFEDEISEGRAKDSGTVFRFNTSYDLGEGALAYVTIAEGYRPGGYNTVGVNTGVSPDQFQYKPDSIVSYELGAKAALLDRKLYVSGSLYYIDWKDIQTTVYTDLGFVVTGNAGKARSKGFELELSTRNLLADGLSLGATYSLTDAELRETIEGLGFKGERMPYVPRHAASFTVDYEADLAAGLVAGFNANLTYTGTSWSDFGTVRPGEEDPNPDFTKQDDYWLAGASFRIGRDPWSVRLGIDNIFDVRADLSRRLFNTTSPYRDPFYTGSVNRPRTISLGFDVKF is encoded by the coding sequence ATGGTGAATGCGCAGCGAAGGACCCGGAGGTTCGCGGTGCTGATGGCGTCCGCGGCGACGCTGCTGTCGGCTGCTGTCGTCGCGCCCGCGACCGCAGCGGCGGCGGAAATCGTGGAAAGCGGCGGCGAGGACGTCATCGTCGTCACGGCGACGCGCCGGAACGAGCGGCTGGAGGACGTGCCCTACAACATCCAGGCCGTGGTCGGCGAGGACCTCGCCCGCATCGGCGCCACCGCGATGGCGGACTACGTGCGCAACGTGCCGGGGCTCAGCTTCATAGATACCGGCCCCACCGACGGCGTCGACATCGTGCTGCGCGGTCTCCGCACCGGCGGCAACTCCGCCTACCGCACCACCGCGATCTACGTGGATGAGGTGGAAATCCCGACCAGCCTCGACCCCAGCATCCTCGACATCGAGCGCATCGAGGTGCTGCGCGGCCCGCAGGGCACGCTCTACGGCAGCGGCGCGATCGGCGGCGCCATCCGCTACATTTCCGCGAAGCCGGATTTCAGCCGCGTGGAAGGCGCGGCGGGCGGCGAGGTTTCCGCGACGCGCCACGGCGGCGTCAACTGGCTGGCGACGGGGATGCTGAACCTGCCGCTCGTCGCCGACAAGCTCGCGCTGCGCGTGAACGCAGGCTATTTCCGCAACGACGGCTATATCGACAACATCCTGCTCGGCCGCGACGACGTGAACACCGAGCGCACGTTCTCGACCCGCGTCGTGCTGGCGGCGAAGCCGAGCGAGACGCTCGATCTCGCGCTCACCTATTATGGCCAGCTCGCGAAATTCGGAGCCTCGTCGTCCGCCGACGAGGACCTCGGACCCTATGCGAATGCCGAGTATTTCCTCGGCTACACCAGGCGCGACCAGCACCTGTTCAGCCTCACCGCCTCCGTCGATCTGGGCGGCGCGCGGCTCACCTCCTCGACATCGTACCGCTACGCCAAGGGGCGCTCGCTCAACGACAACACCACCTATATCCGCGACGTGATCTTCGGCAGCTTCCTCCTGCCCGAGGAGCTGCCGCCGCTGAACGTCGCGACCGGCACGCGCGATAGCGGCAGGTACTGGACGCAGGAGGTGCGCCTCGTCTCCGACAGCGACGGCCCGCTCTCCTACATCCTCGGCGCCTTCTACGAGCGCTACCGCGAGCGCGACCGGCTCCAGGAAACCGTGCCGCTCGGCTTCGAAGGGCAGGAGGACTTCGAGGAGAACATCATCGGCGCCGAGCTGAACGACAACGACGAGTTCCTCTCCGTCTCGCGCCAGAAGTTCCGCCAGTGGGCCGTGTTCGGTGAAATCGGCTACGCGATCACCGAACGCTGGAAGGCGTCCATCGGCGGGCGCTATTTCGACTACCGGTCGAGCGAGACGCAGTACAACATCGACCAGTTCTTCGGGCTCGACGCGCGCAATCCGGACGGCACGGCGCGCACCGAGCCGTTCGAGGACGAGATCAGCGAAGGCCGCGCGAAGGACAGCGGCACGGTGTTCCGCTTCAACACCTCCTACGATCTCGGCGAAGGCGCGCTCGCCTACGTCACCATCGCGGAAGGCTATCGCCCCGGCGGATACAACACGGTGGGCGTCAACACCGGCGTCTCGCCCGACCAGTTCCAGTACAAGCCCGACAGCATCGTCAGCTACGAGCTGGGCGCCAAGGCGGCGCTTCTCGATCGCAAGCTCTATGTCAGCGGGTCGCTCTATTACATCGACTGGAAGGACATCCAGACGACGGTCTACACCGATCTCGGCTTCGTCGTGACCGGCAACGCCGGCAAGGCGCGCTCGAAGGGTTTCGAGCTCGAACTCAGCACGCGCAACCTGCTTGCCGATGGACTGTCCTTGGGCGCCACCTATTCGCTGACCGACGCCGAACTCAGGGAGACGATCGAAGGGCTCGGCTTCAAGGGCGAACGTATGCCCTACGTGCCGCGCCACGCCGCGTCGTTCACGGTCGATTACGAGGCCGATCTCGCCGCCGGGCTGGTCGCGGGCTTCAACGCCAACCTCACCTACACGGGCACGTCGTGGTCCGATTTCGGCACCGTGCGCCCCGGCGAGGAAGACCCCAATCCCGACTTCACGAAGCAGGACGATTATTGGCTGGCGGGCGCCTCGTTCCGCATCGGCCGCGATCCGTGGTCGGTGCGGCTCGGCATCGACAACATCTTCGATGTCCGCGCCGATCTCAGCCGCAGGCTGTTCAACACGACGTCGCCCTATCGCGATCCCTTCTACACGGGATCGGTGAACCGGCCGCGCACGATTTCGCTCGGCTTCGACGTGAAGTTCTGA
- a CDS encoding M24 family metallopeptidase: protein MMRPEEQLGPNYDWDGMMEARARTRAAVGAIAAEMRVGMAEEEAGKIARRVLKDAGLLRGWHGIFVRFGPNTVKFYGEPSEPGAVLGEDDIFIVDIGPVWKKWEGDAGDTFVTGGDPEMHRAKRDVRVLFDRVAAKWRAERPAGTALYDYASAEAERMGWRLNLDLGGHRLADFPHALVHRGELKDAAFSPAPQLWVLEMHIRHPERRFGAFYEDLLLD from the coding sequence ATGATGCGGCCCGAAGAACAGCTCGGCCCCAACTACGACTGGGACGGCATGATGGAGGCGCGCGCGCGCACCCGCGCCGCCGTCGGGGCGATCGCCGCCGAGATGCGCGTCGGCATGGCCGAGGAGGAGGCCGGGAAGATCGCGCGGCGCGTCCTCAAGGACGCGGGGCTGCTGCGCGGCTGGCACGGCATCTTCGTGCGCTTCGGGCCGAACACGGTGAAGTTCTACGGCGAGCCTTCGGAGCCGGGCGCCGTGCTCGGCGAGGACGACATCTTCATCGTCGACATCGGCCCGGTGTGGAAGAAATGGGAAGGCGACGCGGGCGACACGTTCGTCACCGGCGGCGACCCCGAGATGCACCGCGCGAAGCGCGACGTGCGCGTGCTGTTCGATCGCGTCGCCGCGAAGTGGCGCGCGGAGCGCCCGGCCGGCACGGCGCTCTACGACTATGCGTCGGCGGAAGCCGAGCGGATGGGATGGCGGCTGAACCTTGATCTCGGCGGGCACCGCCTCGCCGATTTCCCGCACGCGCTCGTGCATCGCGGCGAGCTCAAGGACGCCGCGTTCAGCCCGGCGCCGCAGCTCTGGGTGCTGGAGATGCACATCCGGCATCCCGAGCGGCGCTTCGGCGCCTTCTACGAGGACCTGCTCCTCGACTGA
- a CDS encoding MurR/RpiR family transcriptional regulator — MTDLFARLEAENASYTAAERQIALFLLNNREMIPFETAASIAQRLDVSAVTVGRFCRMLGFKHFRELKEHLRMSAHLPWLAGQAFQDFLSDFTDSDKRRRTLEREIELLVAVYERSQHRVWADSVALIARSRRVQIVGFQTERGIAALLAHNLQYVRPGVELIDSASGHFADVLLEDRNDRCLVIVDVRRYSRKSRHLAEKAADTGIPLVIITDTLCDWAPRLTTNVLAADSDGALFWQSSVPMVGLINLLVNDVVGHGGGRDVEERLERISALYDDFVGFVRPTRTRGNEA, encoded by the coding sequence ATGACCGACCTGTTCGCGCGGCTCGAGGCGGAGAATGCGAGTTATACGGCCGCAGAACGCCAGATCGCGCTGTTCCTGCTCAACAACCGCGAGATGATCCCGTTCGAGACGGCGGCGTCGATCGCGCAGCGGCTCGATGTCAGCGCGGTAACAGTCGGCCGTTTCTGCCGTATGCTTGGCTTCAAGCATTTCCGCGAGCTGAAGGAGCACCTGCGCATGTCCGCGCATCTGCCGTGGCTCGCCGGGCAGGCGTTCCAGGACTTCCTCTCCGACTTCACCGACAGCGACAAGAGGCGGCGGACGCTGGAGCGCGAGATCGAGCTGCTCGTCGCCGTCTACGAGCGCAGCCAGCACAGGGTCTGGGCGGATTCGGTGGCGCTGATCGCGCGCAGCAGGCGCGTGCAGATCGTCGGCTTCCAGACCGAGCGCGGCATCGCGGCGCTGCTCGCGCACAACCTGCAATACGTGCGCCCCGGCGTCGAACTCATCGACAGCGCCTCCGGGCATTTCGCCGACGTGCTGCTCGAGGACCGCAACGACCGCTGCCTCGTCATCGTCGACGTCCGCCGCTATTCGCGCAAGTCCCGCCATCTCGCGGAAAAGGCGGCGGATACGGGCATACCGCTCGTCATCATCACCGACACGCTTTGCGACTGGGCGCCGCGCCTCACCACCAACGTGCTCGCGGCGGACAGCGACGGCGCGCTGTTCTGGCAGAGCTCGGTGCCCATGGTCGGGCTGATCAACCTGCTCGTGAACGATGTCGTCGGCCACGGCGGCGGCCGCGACGTCGAGGAGCGGCTGGAACGGATCAGCGCGCTCTACGACGATTTCGTCGGCTTCGTGCGGCCGACGCGCACGCGGGGGAACGAGGCATGA
- a CDS encoding serine hydrolase domain-containing protein → MKAPTQAGVSRRGAIGLMGMSATAVLARPAAAAVPESAVDAAAEAYMRERNIPGLLLGIVQDGRAAVRKAYGFSDLELGVPARPEHIYQSGSTGKMFTTTAIMQLVADGRVALDAPVGRYLKTAPALWNAITVEQLMRHRSGVPDYDGEEFNVALEWTPEAFIAKVGSWPLDFAPGTRFSYSNSGYVLLGFIIEAVTGKPYGAHLAERVFGPAGMKTARVNDIDAIIPGRARGYRPDKDGALIRPENVSRTANAFADGSLLYSLDDLIAWEHAVAANTVLPPSAQAFIESAPLFPDGTKPVEGYGAGWTTRRVRGHRVVSHGGVWQGFSAWVGRWPEKGLAMLMLANHERGHPGGLAPRLAALFDPALGPYLPVKDGDPRRTARDRARLADYLAGADTPGASAQQRRDALIGPLKAADTFALVDVTRDARVYRFGEAQGRMLAVFDRRGGLGFEVAE, encoded by the coding sequence GTGAAAGCTCCAACACAGGCGGGCGTTTCGCGGCGCGGTGCGATCGGGCTCATGGGCATGTCGGCCACCGCCGTGCTGGCCCGCCCGGCCGCGGCCGCCGTTCCCGAAAGCGCGGTCGATGCGGCGGCGGAAGCCTACATGCGCGAACGCAATATCCCCGGCCTGCTCCTCGGCATCGTGCAGGACGGCCGCGCCGCGGTGCGCAAGGCCTACGGCTTTTCCGATCTCGAGCTTGGCGTGCCCGCGCGGCCCGAGCACATCTACCAGTCGGGCTCCACCGGCAAGATGTTCACGACGACCGCGATCATGCAGCTCGTCGCCGACGGGCGCGTGGCGCTCGATGCGCCGGTGGGGCGCTATCTGAAGACGGCGCCCGCGCTGTGGAATGCCATCACCGTCGAGCAATTGATGCGGCACCGCTCCGGCGTGCCGGACTACGACGGCGAGGAATTCAACGTCGCGCTGGAATGGACGCCGGAAGCCTTCATCGCGAAGGTCGGATCGTGGCCGCTCGATTTCGCGCCGGGCACGCGCTTCTCCTACAGCAATTCGGGGTACGTGCTGCTCGGCTTCATCATCGAGGCCGTCACCGGCAAGCCCTATGGCGCGCACCTCGCCGAGCGCGTGTTCGGACCGGCGGGGATGAAGACCGCGCGCGTCAACGACATCGACGCGATCATTCCCGGCCGCGCGCGCGGCTACCGCCCGGACAAGGACGGAGCGCTGATCCGCCCCGAGAACGTCTCGCGCACCGCCAACGCGTTCGCCGACGGCAGCCTGCTTTACAGCCTCGACGACCTCATCGCGTGGGAACATGCCGTCGCCGCGAACACCGTGCTGCCGCCGTCGGCGCAGGCGTTCATCGAAAGCGCGCCGCTGTTTCCGGACGGCACGAAACCCGTGGAGGGCTATGGCGCGGGCTGGACGACGCGGCGCGTGCGCGGGCACCGGGTGGTGTCGCACGGCGGGGTCTGGCAAGGTTTCTCGGCATGGGTCGGGCGCTGGCCGGAGAAGGGACTTGCCATGCTGATGCTGGCCAATCACGAGCGCGGCCATCCGGGCGGCCTCGCGCCGCGCCTTGCCGCGCTGTTCGATCCCGCGCTCGGCCCCTACCTGCCGGTGAAGGACGGCGATCCGCGGCGGACGGCGCGCGACCGCGCACGGCTGGCGGATTATCTCGCCGGAGCCGACACGCCCGGTGCATCGGCGCAGCAGCGGCGCGATGCGCTGATCGGTCCGCTGAAGGCCGCCGATACGTTCGCGCTCGTCGACGTGACCCGGGATGCGCGCGTCTACCGGTTCGGGGAAGCGCAGGGGCGTATGCTTGCTGTCTTCGACCGGCGGGGCGGCCTCGGCTTCGAGGTCGCCGAATGA
- a CDS encoding enterochelin esterase domain-containing protein, translating to MTSPLLLAALLAGGAADPAAVPPALLAAIDTPAEADAFWRDARGRTPFIERLPGKPDRMRVTFVLRSQTDAGLSAGFLLLENRREVPLQRLAGTDILWRSAELPADARFAYYFTRPGGDTPHPDAVYHESERGKTRDYFADPLSAMAFMERGDDGKVRRLSAAAGPDAPDDPALVAAKAKGRLFDYTVPSRALGEDRPVSVYVPPAAGKAPGVLLIFDRETYLVAGELPAMLDALIAGGASPRRSRCSSARSTVSAGAGTCRRTRPSSASSPTS from the coding sequence ATGACATCGCCGCTGCTTCTCGCCGCCCTGCTGGCGGGAGGGGCCGCAGACCCGGCCGCCGTGCCGCCCGCGCTTCTCGCCGCGATCGATACGCCCGCGGAAGCGGACGCCTTCTGGCGGGACGCGCGGGGCCGGACGCCGTTCATCGAGCGGCTTCCCGGCAAGCCGGACCGGATGCGCGTGACGTTCGTGCTCCGCTCGCAGACGGATGCGGGGCTCTCCGCCGGTTTCCTGCTCTTGGAGAACAGGCGCGAGGTGCCGCTCCAACGCCTTGCCGGCACCGACATCCTCTGGCGCAGCGCCGAGCTGCCCGCCGATGCGCGCTTCGCCTATTATTTCACGAGGCCGGGCGGTGACACGCCGCACCCCGATGCGGTCTACCACGAGAGCGAGCGCGGAAAGACGCGCGACTATTTCGCCGATCCGCTGTCGGCGATGGCGTTCATGGAGCGCGGCGACGACGGCAAGGTCCGCCGCCTGTCCGCCGCGGCAGGACCGGACGCGCCGGACGATCCGGCGCTCGTCGCGGCCAAGGCGAAGGGGCGGCTTTTCGATTACACGGTGCCGAGCCGCGCGCTCGGCGAGGACCGGCCGGTGTCGGTCTACGTGCCCCCGGCGGCGGGGAAGGCGCCGGGCGTGCTGCTGATCTTCGACCGCGAGACCTATCTCGTCGCGGGCGAGCTCCCGGCCATGCTCGACGCCCTGATCGCCGGGGGCGCATCCCCCCGACGATCGCGGTGCTCGTCAGCCCGGTCGACGGTGAGCGCCGGAGCCGGGACCTGCCGCCGAACCCGGCCTTCCAGCGCTTCATCGCCGACGAGCTGA